One Desulfovibrio sp. JC010 genomic window, CCTCGGCTGTCCGGTGGTTTTTGATGCCACCCACTCAGTGCAGCTTCCCGGCGGTCTGGACGGCAAGTCCGGCGGTCAGCGGGAGTTTGTGCCTGTGCTTTCCCGCGCGGCTGTGGCTGCTGGGGCTTCCGGTGTGTTCATGGAAACTCATCCCGACCCGGACTGCGCGCTTTGTGACGGTCCCAACAGCTGGCCTCTTGATCGTGCCGAAGATCTGATCAAGGACCTTCTGGCCGCATGGAGCGTGGATTATGTCTGCTAGACAGCGTGCTGAAAAAATCAAGCTGCTCATTCTCGATGTGGACGGCGTGCTCACTGACGGCGGTCTTTATTATGATAAGGATGGCAACGTAACCAAGCGGTTCAACGTGCAGGACGGTCTGGGCATCAAGTTTGCGCAGCAGGCCGGGCTTGATCTGGCTGTTATCACCGGGCTTAATCACGGCGCGGTGGAAAAGCGGGTTACCGAGCTGGGCATTACCGAATATTATCCGGGCCAGAAGGAAAAACTTCCTTTTTATGAAAAGCTGCTCAAGGACAAAGGGCTCACTGATGAGGAAGTTGCCTACATGGGCGATGACTGGATCGATGCTCCGGTGATGGTCCGGGTGGGCTTGCCCATGGCTGTTAAAAATGCCCAGCCTGAAATTTTTGGCATTTCCAAATGGATTTCCAGCCGCGAAGGCGGACATGGTGCCGTGCGCGAGGCCATTTCATTTATCCTTGACTCGCAGGGCAAGTTGAACGACATCTGGCAAGAGTGGGCAGGTTAGATGGGCCGTATCGGCTTGGTTTTATCTTTGATTCTGTCCCTTGTTCTGGGCGTCTGCGCCGGAACGCTGCTGGGTAAGAAATACGGAACCTTTCCGCACATGGCCCGTGGTGCAGTGGAAAGCCCGCTGGTGGCCGATAAGAATAAGTCCGATATTTCCGCTGAGGAGATTGAACTTATTCAGGGTACCGGCGGTGATATTGAATGGATTCTGCGGGCCGGAAGTGCTGATTATGATCAGGAAAAAGGGCTGGTCATAGCTGACAAACCGCGTGTTACATACTATCTGGGCCGGGACCGCAAGGAAGTTTTTGTCAGTGCCCTGCATGGCGAGGTAAGCCAGAAGGGTGAGGGACTGAAGCTCTGGGACCATGTTGAAGGCCTTTACGGGGATATGGGGCTCAAGGCTGACCGTCTTGATTTCAAGCCCAAGGATAACCTGCTTTTTCTTGAAGGGAATGTAAAAGTGCAGAGCCCTGCCGT contains:
- a CDS encoding HAD family hydrolase, whose amino-acid sequence is MSARQRAEKIKLLILDVDGVLTDGGLYYDKDGNVTKRFNVQDGLGIKFAQQAGLDLAVITGLNHGAVEKRVTELGITEYYPGQKEKLPFYEKLLKDKGLTDEEVAYMGDDWIDAPVMVRVGLPMAVKNAQPEIFGISKWISSREGGHGAVREAISFILDSQGKLNDIWQEWAG
- the lptC gene encoding LPS export ABC transporter periplasmic protein LptC; protein product: MGRIGLVLSLILSLVLGVCAGTLLGKKYGTFPHMARGAVESPLVADKNKSDISAEEIELIQGTGGDIEWILRAGSADYDQEKGLVIADKPRVTYYLGRDRKEVFVSALHGEVSQKGEGLKLWDHVEGLYGDMGLKADRLDFKPKDNLLFLEGNVKVQSPAVYITSDRVKVDLVTREIMIEDGMEALISPDMVVMPQ